From Microcoleus sp. bin38.metabat.b11b12b14.051, one genomic window encodes:
- a CDS encoding DsbA family protein — protein sequence MSVLVIPVSSRDRIQGLDVAAITLVEYGDYQCPKCAEAHDIVQHLQQHFGEQVCFVFRHFPRNHLHPQAQQAAEAAEAAARQGKFWQMHDYLFHHQHALGNGYLAEYADALGLDVMQFLRDMAAHIYADRVREDLASGIHSGVCQTPTFFINCLRYDGACDRQTLTATLKQQLEVNP from the coding sequence GTGAGTGTCCTAGTTATTCCTGTCAGCAGTCGCGATCGCATTCAAGGATTAGATGTTGCCGCTATTACCCTAGTGGAATACGGCGACTATCAATGTCCTAAATGTGCAGAAGCCCACGACATTGTACAACACCTCCAGCAGCATTTTGGAGAACAAGTTTGTTTTGTCTTCCGGCACTTTCCCCGAAATCACTTGCATCCCCAAGCGCAACAGGCGGCGGAAGCTGCTGAAGCGGCTGCTAGACAAGGAAAATTTTGGCAAATGCACGATTATTTGTTCCACCACCAACACGCCCTTGGTAATGGCTACTTGGCTGAGTATGCAGATGCTTTGGGACTCGATGTGATGCAGTTCCTGCGCGACATGGCGGCACACATTTATGCCGATCGAGTGCGGGAGGACTTGGCCAGCGGTATCCACAGCGGCGTCTGTCAAACACCGACTTTTTTTATCAATTGTCTGCGCTATGACGGCGCGTGCGATCGCCAAACCCTGACAGCGACGCTCAAACAACAATTAGAGGTAAATCCATGA
- a CDS encoding HEAT repeat domain-containing protein, giving the protein MNYDESDSPPTGVAEGESLTLEQAIANLHSEDYSLRYYAAWWVGRFRVKEPAVIAALIAALQEESEQTKIGDYSLLRNAARALGKLGDKQALPALTHCLECADYYVREAAAQALEMLGEIDSIPPLMQLLDGGVAVALRVPGKSHLVQPYDSVIEALGTLQATEAIPLISPFLEHSVERVQYAAARAMYQLTGDRVYGERLVTALNGDNLQLRRSALMDLGAIGYLPSAPAIAETLAENSMKLIALKGVLEHHLNQQASLSLSDEAIQVMDLMDSLL; this is encoded by the coding sequence ATGAATTATGACGAATCTGACTCACCGCCGACGGGCGTAGCTGAGGGCGAATCTTTAACACTAGAACAGGCGATCGCAAATTTGCACTCAGAAGATTACAGTCTCCGGTATTATGCTGCTTGGTGGGTGGGCAGATTTCGAGTCAAGGAACCCGCAGTTATTGCCGCTTTAATTGCGGCCTTGCAAGAAGAATCAGAACAAACAAAAATCGGCGACTATTCCCTACTGCGAAATGCGGCGCGGGCGCTGGGAAAATTGGGCGACAAACAAGCCTTACCCGCCCTGACTCATTGTTTGGAATGCGCCGATTATTACGTGCGGGAAGCGGCGGCTCAAGCTCTAGAAATGCTGGGCGAGATCGATTCCATTCCACCGCTGATGCAGCTCTTAGATGGGGGCGTAGCTGTGGCCCTGCGAGTGCCTGGAAAATCGCACCTCGTGCAGCCTTACGACTCGGTAATTGAAGCTTTGGGTACGCTGCAAGCGACAGAAGCTATACCGCTAATTTCACCTTTTTTAGAGCATTCTGTGGAGCGGGTGCAGTACGCTGCGGCACGGGCGATGTATCAGTTGACTGGCGATCGGGTTTACGGAGAGCGGTTGGTAACTGCTTTGAATGGGGATAATTTGCAGTTGCGCCGATCGGCTTTGATGGACTTGGGGGCGATCGGCTATTTGCCCTCAGCGCCAGCTATTGCTGAAACTTTAGCAGAAAATAGCATGAAATTAATTGCGCTCAAAGGAGTTTTGGAACATCATCTCAATCAACAAGCATCTCTATCTTTGTCCGATGAAGCTATCCAAGTTATGGATTTAATGGATAGTTTACTGTGA
- a CDS encoding DUF2103 domain-containing protein gives MNPQPKGRLVWNHSTHLQGLIPILERLTLRMGIQTVTPGVINKVKGHIPHMTLRVSVPIRGGFKIIARQGKTVQEVFILTTLSQGDLEETIAQTLAK, from the coding sequence ATGAACCCACAACCCAAAGGCCGCCTAGTTTGGAATCACTCTACTCACCTTCAGGGTTTGATACCAATTTTAGAGCGCCTGACTCTGAGAATGGGCATTCAAACCGTTACCCCCGGCGTCATTAACAAAGTTAAAGGACACATCCCCCACATGACATTAAGAGTGTCAGTACCCATTCGCGGGGGATTTAAAATTATTGCCAGACAGGGCAAAACTGTACAAGAAGTCTTTATATTAACCACTCTCAGTCAAGGGGACTTGGAAGAGACGATCGCCCAAACCCTAGCCAAGTGA
- the cas6 gene encoding CRISPR-associated endoribonuclease Cas6 — MPHSLILNLLPVAPIPSQFLTGRHLHALFLNLVSAVDTDLSAYLHDQSNEKAFTLSPFQVSKKEVYKASTPQPQKRVLPPASRATQAVQWEHKQAIGENTPIWWRISLLDDGLFDRLTELWQQLNFDRPWHLGPTNLYVTNIVSQPQSHQPWVNCCSYAELFEIASETDRQIAFTFCTPTNFRQGVYDSAMPSRESVFGSLANRWNKYSEIAIEPTFTEAIFPSFFNIRTEVCTDSRSKFIGCVGEVSYRIMGDIDPATIKQINALADFALYSGVGRKTPMGMGMTRRLPNF; from the coding sequence ATGCCTCACAGCCTCATTTTAAATCTACTGCCAGTTGCACCCATTCCATCCCAATTTTTAACGGGACGGCACCTCCACGCCTTATTTCTCAACCTTGTGAGTGCTGTAGACACAGATTTGAGCGCGTACCTGCACGACCAATCTAATGAAAAAGCTTTTACTTTAAGCCCTTTCCAAGTCAGCAAAAAAGAGGTTTACAAAGCCAGCACACCGCAGCCACAAAAGAGAGTTTTGCCTCCGGCTTCGCGCGCAACCCAGGCTGTACAGTGGGAACACAAGCAAGCAATTGGGGAAAATACGCCGATTTGGTGGCGCATTTCTCTGCTGGATGACGGTTTGTTCGATCGGCTAACTGAACTTTGGCAGCAACTCAACTTTGATCGCCCGTGGCATTTGGGCCCTACAAATTTGTACGTGACGAACATTGTCAGCCAACCGCAATCACATCAGCCGTGGGTGAATTGTTGCAGTTACGCCGAATTGTTCGAGATAGCTTCGGAAACCGATCGCCAAATTGCGTTTACTTTCTGCACTCCTACGAATTTTCGGCAAGGTGTGTACGATAGTGCGATGCCAAGTAGAGAAAGTGTATTTGGCAGTTTGGCGAATCGCTGGAACAAGTATAGCGAAATTGCGATCGAACCTACATTCACAGAAGCTATTTTTCCCAGTTTTTTCAATATCCGCACAGAAGTTTGTACGGATTCTCGCAGTAAATTTATTGGCTGTGTCGGCGAGGTTAGTTACCGAATTATGGGAGATATAGATCCTGCTACTATTAAGCAAATTAACGCTTTAGCAGATTTTGCACTTTACAGCGGAGTCGGGCGCAAAACGCCGATGGGTATGGGAATGACGCGCCGATTGCCTAATTTTTAA
- a CDS encoding HEAT repeat domain-containing protein, which translates to MALELIRAVEQADSSEGLLNTVKALAAAESKEAIPTLITVLGYNNPGAAVAAVDGLIQLGEPAVLPLLEQLDGYNYGARAWAVRALAGIGDPRGLEILIEAAANDFALSVRRAAARGLGTICWELMPPEQIAGAQIRVVKTLLQASRDPEWVVRYAAAGGLQALAGAATVKPDWLAEVWARLQEMAQSDETLGVKARALLAQQKLSLG; encoded by the coding sequence ATGGCATTAGAACTAATTCGCGCAGTCGAACAAGCAGATTCTTCCGAAGGCTTGTTAAATACTGTCAAAGCACTGGCGGCGGCTGAGTCAAAAGAAGCAATTCCTACCTTAATTACAGTCCTCGGCTACAACAACCCCGGCGCCGCTGTGGCCGCCGTTGACGGGCTGATTCAACTCGGAGAACCTGCGGTGCTGCCGCTGCTAGAACAGCTTGACGGCTACAATTACGGAGCGAGAGCTTGGGCGGTTCGGGCTTTGGCGGGAATTGGCGATCCTAGGGGTTTAGAAATTTTGATCGAGGCGGCGGCGAATGACTTTGCTTTGAGCGTGCGGCGGGCGGCTGCTAGGGGTTTGGGGACGATTTGCTGGGAACTTATGCCGCCAGAACAAATTGCAGGCGCTCAAATTCGCGTGGTGAAAACGCTGCTGCAAGCGTCCCGAGATCCGGAATGGGTGGTTCGCTACGCAGCGGCGGGAGGTTTACAAGCTTTGGCTGGTGCTGCGACTGTGAAACCGGATTGGTTAGCGGAAGTTTGGGCCAGACTACAGGAAATGGCCCAAAGCGATGAAACTTTGGGGGTTAAAGCCCGGGCTTTGCTAGCTCAGCAAAAATTGTCACTTGGCTAG
- a CDS encoding phycobilisome linker polypeptide — protein sequence MTKYQLAITKKLMLGQSVAGKSGNTASAGRCFRYEVVGLRQSDDTENIDYSIRSSASTFITVPYNRMNQEMQRITRMGGKIVNIQPLSAIAE from the coding sequence ATGACAAAGTACCAATTAGCAATTACCAAGAAGCTTATGTTGGGTCAAAGTGTAGCTGGAAAAAGTGGCAATACAGCTTCCGCCGGTCGCTGTTTTCGGTATGAAGTTGTGGGATTGCGCCAAAGTGACGATACAGAAAATATCGATTATTCGATTCGATCGAGCGCGAGTACATTTATCACCGTGCCGTACAATCGGATGAATCAAGAAATGCAGCGGATTACTCGCATGGGCGGCAAAATTGTGAACATTCAGCCGCTAAGTGCGATCGCAGAATAA
- a CDS encoding response regulator, whose amino-acid sequence MKKILVIEDNNLIRETVLELLQSRGFEAVGAENGQVGIQLAIAQIPDLILSDVMMPKLNGFEVFAALRSYPATARIPFIFMTASEMEKAQELKADGYLSKPCSITEILRAIATQLEKPTITNPKYQKVADNSAPSNLSKRAREQKYRFEIASICSQ is encoded by the coding sequence ATGAAAAAAATATTAGTAATTGAAGACAATAACTTAATCCGAGAAACAGTTTTAGAACTTCTGCAATCGCGAGGTTTTGAAGCTGTGGGCGCCGAAAACGGACAAGTTGGCATCCAGTTAGCGATCGCCCAAATTCCCGACTTAATTTTGTCTGATGTCATGATGCCGAAACTAAACGGTTTTGAAGTTTTCGCGGCATTGCGATCGTATCCAGCAACGGCCAGGATTCCGTTTATTTTTATGACAGCCTCCGAAATGGAAAAAGCCCAGGAACTCAAAGCCGACGGCTATCTGAGCAAACCTTGCAGCATCACAGAAATCCTGCGGGCGATCGCAACTCAACTAGAAAAACCGACAATTACCAACCCAAAATATCAAAAAGTAGCGGACAATTCTGCACCATCAAATCTCAGCAAGCGCGCCCGCGAGCAAAAATATCGGTTTGAGATTGCGTCGATTTGCTCGCAATGA
- a CDS encoding antibiotic biosynthesis monooxygenase: protein MSEFLDFLRHQFAYVAIGEFKPGKFKEAEELFGKAVATYATGFKGAYLLQLPNTDKGIAIIFWESIEEMAANQSEAYQEILKQMTPLFAKIPDTDVYEIVSEIKPKGE, encoded by the coding sequence ATGTCAGAATTTTTAGACTTTCTCAGACATCAGTTTGCCTACGTGGCGATTGGCGAATTTAAACCAGGAAAATTTAAAGAAGCAGAAGAACTTTTTGGCAAAGCCGTTGCAACCTATGCCACAGGTTTTAAAGGAGCATACCTGCTGCAATTGCCCAATACTGACAAAGGGATTGCGATCATTTTTTGGGAAAGCATAGAAGAGATGGCAGCAAATCAAAGCGAAGCTTATCAGGAAATATTGAAGCAGATGACGCCTTTGTTTGCCAAAATTCCCGATACTGATGTTTATGAAATTGTCAGTGAAATTAAGCCGAAAGGTGAATAG
- a CDS encoding phycobilisome linker polypeptide, with the protein MVGLSSAERLGIKALDEAGRVELRPHWTQDDVTAVIRAAYIQVFGNEYLMSVERVTSAESLLLQGQISVKDFVRAIAQSETYRQKFFYPNSQTRLIELNYKHLLGRAPYDESEIAFHVDLYNAEGYEAEISSYIDSVEYQENFGDSVVPYYRGFATQRNQKTVGFNRMFQLYRGYANSDRAQNQKQGRLTREVARNTASPISTPSTGKALAGNNGGGQLYRITAMQGSAKFSPQVRRTTTEYLVPYDQLSSRLQQINKRGGKVVNITTA; encoded by the coding sequence ATGGTGGGACTAAGTTCAGCAGAACGGTTGGGAATCAAAGCATTAGATGAAGCCGGACGAGTAGAACTGCGCCCCCACTGGACGCAAGACGATGTGACAGCAGTAATTCGCGCCGCTTACATCCAAGTTTTCGGCAACGAGTATTTAATGTCCGTCGAACGAGTTACCAGCGCAGAATCTCTGCTGCTGCAAGGGCAAATTTCAGTTAAAGATTTTGTGCGGGCAATTGCTCAGTCCGAAACATATCGGCAAAAGTTTTTTTACCCGAACTCACAAACGCGGTTAATCGAGCTTAATTACAAACATTTGTTGGGCCGCGCTCCTTACGACGAGTCAGAAATTGCTTTCCACGTTGATTTGTACAATGCAGAAGGCTACGAAGCTGAAATCAGTTCTTACATTGACTCAGTGGAGTATCAAGAGAATTTTGGCGACAGTGTAGTGCCTTACTATCGCGGTTTCGCGACTCAAAGAAATCAAAAAACCGTCGGTTTTAACCGGATGTTTCAATTGTACCGGGGCTATGCCAACAGCGATCGCGCCCAAAACCAAAAGCAAGGGCGCCTCACCAGGGAAGTTGCCAGAAATACAGCTTCGCCCATCTCCACCCCCTCCACAGGCAAAGCCCTCGCCGGTAACAATGGCGGCGGGCAACTCTACCGAATCACCGCAATGCAAGGTTCGGCTAAGTTTTCGCCCCAAGTGCGCCGCACAACCACCGAGTATCTCGTACCTTACGACCAACTTTCGAGCCGCTTGCAGCAAATCAACAAACGTGGCGGCAAAGTGGTAAATATTACCACAGCTTAA
- a CDS encoding GAF domain-containing protein — MNPLNQSESMQQLQSQLAQLKQENAQLRCSKARDRLNEATATAAKALLTVENLDEAVNSALQIIGECLETDRLSVIDHFDSPSQPLPCWKLLYEWNSPHTVSQISHPEAAQGTYEGIEDWYERLSQGQGISYLLENMPEPFRSGQAAIGVKALHVVPIFVESQFWGMVGFDDCREAKHRSSAELAILKTAAACIGSAIRRERLRQAALRTQKSVLQAEQERVAQLEAQNRLLENRDRLLEATAKAVNASLTLENFDEAVNSALQILGEASGCDRINILENFLDATSNKPAYHTVIYEWVRQGTVAQISHLKSGSISSQGIEEFMERYFDLGDGFGGLIDEWDEPLRSAFKAVQVQSTYSTPIRVNGQWWGVLCFDYCQEPIRVSRGEVAVLKTIADCIGSAIRRDRTQKAILQAEQQRVAELEAQNQRLEKRDRILEATATAANALLIVENLDEAINTALQIIGECLETDRLSVIENFTHPNDSSFPWWRVLYEWNSLDTVPQISHAEVAQGTYKEIEEWYGKFSRGEGISYLLEEMPEPFRSGQAAIGVKALHIVPIFIERQFWGVVGLDDCREAKHRDLAELTILKTAAACIGSAIERQRTQKAILQAEQERAAELERINAELQRAIAQLAESEKRYRTLFELSSEGIHRAAFDEPIPVTLPVDEQVELSYRYMYIAEANAAFAAMYGYDKPEDVIGFRMTDVHVANSEKNKAFMRAQIEGGYRIRNAESEEVDRNGRKLYFLNNTVCTIEDGYLTGGWGTQTNITELREAQQTLLRAEQARAAELTKANEALKQSLDVLATEPDLDRFLGHVLGAIATQFQSPLTEYWYHPESNHLAFVGLSYYQGQLLTPEAQPGHPGTIGMPIPPELANHEDWRHRQDYSIYQGMGTDEDFVGQWIAQQMGMDASKWYVDRGVTQFLNVPLNLGDRTVGALAVYLPSDRQFTTQQIELAQALAHQVTLAVELTRLAAENRQAAILEERNRMARDIHDSLAQSLTGVVMQLNAATEFLDRSPDRTQACITRAQDLAKQGLAEARRSVWLLYYSDRAACGLADSLTRLVEQMTTGATTRITVSVDGTPYCLDATLSMNLLRIAQESLTNALRHAQPQNIHLELTYSCEHIQLRICDDGCGFNPQQTEGRGLGLVGMSDRAGAIGAQLQIRSKLGAGTETIVTVAIAPP; from the coding sequence ATGAACCCATTAAATCAGTCGGAATCGATGCAGCAATTGCAGTCACAATTGGCTCAACTAAAGCAGGAGAATGCACAACTGCGGTGTTCAAAAGCTCGCGATCGCCTCAACGAAGCCACAGCAACGGCTGCTAAAGCCTTACTCACCGTTGAGAACTTGGACGAAGCGGTCAATTCTGCCCTGCAAATCATCGGGGAGTGCTTAGAGACCGATCGACTGAGTGTAATCGATCATTTTGACAGCCCATCTCAACCTTTACCATGCTGGAAGCTATTGTATGAGTGGAATTCACCCCACACCGTGTCACAAATTTCTCATCCTGAAGCAGCCCAAGGAACTTATGAGGGAATTGAGGACTGGTATGAGCGTTTGAGTCAAGGTCAAGGTATCAGTTATCTACTAGAGAATATGCCTGAACCGTTTCGCAGCGGACAAGCAGCAATCGGTGTTAAAGCTTTACACGTTGTTCCTATCTTTGTAGAAAGTCAATTTTGGGGAATGGTGGGTTTTGATGACTGTCGGGAAGCCAAGCATCGAAGTTCGGCTGAATTGGCAATCTTGAAAACGGCAGCGGCTTGTATTGGTAGTGCAATTAGGCGCGAAAGGTTGCGCCAAGCAGCGCTACGCACACAGAAATCAGTGCTGCAAGCAGAACAGGAACGAGTCGCCCAACTGGAAGCGCAAAACCGTTTATTAGAAAATCGCGATCGCCTTTTAGAAGCTACCGCAAAAGCTGTCAACGCCTCACTAACCTTGGAAAACTTCGATGAAGCCGTGAATTCGGCTTTGCAAATTCTTGGGGAAGCCTCTGGTTGCGATCGGATTAATATTCTCGAAAACTTCCTCGATGCCACATCGAACAAGCCTGCGTATCACACCGTTATTTATGAGTGGGTAAGACAGGGTACAGTAGCGCAAATTTCTCACCTGAAATCAGGCAGTATCAGTTCCCAAGGTATAGAAGAATTTATGGAACGATACTTCGATCTGGGCGATGGATTTGGAGGGTTGATTGATGAATGGGATGAACCGTTGCGGAGTGCGTTTAAAGCAGTTCAGGTGCAGTCAACTTACTCTACACCGATTCGAGTTAATGGGCAGTGGTGGGGAGTATTGTGTTTTGATTACTGTCAGGAACCAATTCGCGTCAGCCGGGGGGAAGTTGCAGTTTTGAAAACAATAGCTGATTGTATTGGTAGTGCAATTAGGCGCGATCGTACCCAGAAAGCTATCTTGCAGGCAGAGCAACAACGAGTTGCGGAACTCGAAGCACAGAATCAGCGATTGGAGAAGCGCGATCGCATTCTTGAAGCCACCGCTACGGCTGCCAATGCCTTACTCATCGTCGAAAACTTGGATGAAGCCATTAATACGGCACTGCAAATTATTGGAGAATGCTTGGAAACCGATCGACTGAGTGTAATCGAGAATTTTACGCATCCCAACGATTCATCATTTCCGTGGTGGCGGGTGCTATATGAGTGGAATTCACTCGATACAGTGCCACAAATTTCCCATGCTGAAGTTGCTCAAGGAACTTATAAAGAAATCGAAGAGTGGTACGGTAAGTTTAGTCGAGGTGAAGGAATTAGCTACCTACTGGAAGAGATGCCGGAACCATTTCGTAGTGGGCAAGCCGCGATCGGTGTGAAGGCACTACACATTGTGCCTATTTTTATCGAGAGACAATTTTGGGGAGTGGTGGGGCTTGATGACTGCCGAGAAGCTAAGCATCGAGATTTGGCTGAACTCACAATCTTGAAAACGGCGGCGGCTTGTATCGGCAGCGCGATCGAGCGTCAACGCACCCAGAAAGCTATCTTGCAAGCAGAACAAGAACGCGCCGCCGAATTGGAACGCATCAATGCTGAACTGCAAAGGGCGATCGCCCAACTGGCAGAATCAGAAAAACGCTACCGCACTTTGTTTGAACTCAGCAGCGAAGGAATTCACCGCGCTGCATTTGACGAACCGATTCCAGTTACGCTACCGGTTGATGAGCAAGTTGAACTTTCCTACCGCTATATGTACATCGCCGAGGCAAATGCTGCCTTTGCTGCGATGTATGGATATGACAAGCCAGAAGATGTCATCGGGTTTCGGATGACGGATGTTCACGTTGCCAACTCAGAGAAAAATAAGGCATTCATGCGCGCCCAAATTGAGGGTGGATATCGAATTCGCAATGCTGAATCCGAAGAAGTTGATCGCAACGGTAGAAAGCTCTACTTTTTGAATAATACGGTTTGCACGATCGAGGATGGCTATCTGACAGGCGGCTGGGGGACGCAAACCAATATCACCGAACTTCGAGAAGCCCAGCAAACTTTGCTGAGGGCGGAACAAGCGCGCGCCGCAGAGCTAACCAAAGCCAATGAAGCCTTAAAACAGTCGCTTGATGTGCTAGCAACAGAGCCAGATTTAGATCGGTTTTTGGGTCATGTGTTGGGGGCGATCGCCACTCAATTTCAATCACCGCTGACAGAGTATTGGTATCATCCCGAATCCAACCATTTAGCTTTTGTGGGCTTGTCTTACTATCAAGGACAACTGTTGACACCAGAGGCTCAACCCGGACATCCCGGCACTATTGGGATGCCGATTCCACCCGAACTGGCCAACCATGAAGATTGGCGGCATCGCCAAGACTATTCCATTTATCAGGGCATGGGAACAGACGAGGATTTTGTAGGTCAGTGGATCGCTCAACAGATGGGCATGGATGCTAGTAAGTGGTATGTCGATCGCGGTGTGACTCAGTTTCTCAATGTGCCGCTTAATCTAGGGGACAGAACCGTTGGCGCACTGGCTGTTTATCTACCGAGCGATCGTCAGTTCACCACCCAGCAAATCGAACTCGCTCAGGCGCTGGCACATCAGGTGACGCTAGCAGTCGAACTGACCCGCCTTGCCGCAGAAAACCGTCAAGCTGCCATCCTCGAAGAGCGCAACCGCATGGCGCGAGACATTCACGATTCCCTCGCCCAATCGCTTACAGGAGTAGTCATGCAACTCAACGCCGCCACCGAGTTTCTCGATCGATCGCCCGATCGCACCCAAGCCTGCATTACCCGCGCTCAGGATTTAGCCAAACAAGGGCTAGCAGAAGCGAGGCGCTCTGTTTGGCTGCTTTACTACAGCGATCGGGCTGCTTGTGGTTTGGCTGATTCCCTGACGCGATTAGTCGAGCAAATGACCACCGGAGCTACCACACGCATCACCGTCAGCGTAGACGGCACGCCCTATTGTTTGGATGCCACCCTCAGTATGAATCTGCTCCGCATTGCCCAGGAATCGCTCACCAACGCGCTTCGCCACGCCCAACCTCAAAATATTCATCTCGAACTCACCTACTCTTGCGAGCACATCCAACTGCGGATATGTGATGATGGCTGCGGGTTCAATCCTCAGCAGACAGAAGGGCGGGGCTTGGGTTTAGTTGGGATGAGCGATCGAGCTGGGGCGATCGGCGCACAACTCCAAATTCGTAGCAAACTAGGAGCAGGAACTGAAACGATCGTCACAGTTGCGATCGCACCGCCATGA
- a CDS encoding response regulator transcription factor yields the protein MTNTPLRILLADDHPILREGLALILDNQTDMTVVGEASNGREAVEVFRQLQPDVTLMDLRMPEMGGVEAIVAIRTEFSTACIILLTTYDGDEDIYRGLRAGAKSYLLKDASTQEILSAIRQVCTGKNHISPAVGARLAERAQMPELTDREREVLQQMAKGQSNLEIGLTLRIAESTVKTHVNSILSKLGVGDRTQAAIVALKRGIAKL from the coding sequence ATGACTAACACTCCCCTGCGTATCTTACTTGCCGACGATCACCCGATTTTGCGGGAAGGCTTGGCGTTAATTTTGGACAACCAAACCGATATGACTGTTGTGGGAGAAGCCAGCAACGGAAGAGAAGCCGTCGAGGTTTTTCGCCAACTGCAACCCGACGTAACGCTGATGGATTTGCGAATGCCAGAAATGGGCGGCGTAGAAGCGATCGTCGCAATTCGCACCGAATTTTCCACCGCTTGTATTATCTTGCTTACCACCTATGACGGAGATGAAGACATCTACCGGGGACTGCGGGCTGGTGCCAAGTCTTACCTGCTCAAAGATGCCTCTACGCAAGAGATTCTCAGCGCAATTCGCCAGGTTTGTACGGGCAAAAATCACATTTCTCCGGCTGTCGGTGCGAGGCTGGCGGAACGCGCTCAGATGCCTGAATTGACCGATCGCGAACGCGAAGTATTGCAGCAGATGGCGAAGGGCCAAAGCAATCTGGAAATCGGCCTCACCCTCAGAATTGCCGAGAGTACGGTAAAAACTCATGTCAACAGCATTTTGAGCAAACTCGGTGTGGGCGATCGAACTCAAGCTGCGATCGTGGCTCTCAAACGCGGTATTGCTAAGCTGTAG
- a CDS encoding phycobilisome linker polypeptide, translating to MAITTAASRLGTSALSDAPKVELRPNYNKDDVEMVIRAVYRQVLGNDYLMKSDRLTSAESLLRDGSLTVREFVRAVAKSELYKTKFFYNSFQTRAIELNYKHLLGRAPYDESEVVYHLDLYQTQGYDADVDSYIDSVEYQENFGDNIVPYYRGFNTQRGQKTVGFTRMFRLYRGYANSDTSQLEGNNSRLAVELGTNSATAVVGPSGGNEGWAYRPSAQNVTPSSGFGGGAAYGKEGRLLRVEVSGIRTGGYPNVRRSSKAFIVPVDDLSSQMQKFQRMGGKIASITPI from the coding sequence GTGGCGATTACAACAGCAGCATCCAGACTCGGAACATCGGCATTGAGCGATGCACCGAAGGTAGAATTGCGCCCGAACTACAACAAAGATGACGTTGAAATGGTGATTCGTGCCGTTTACCGTCAGGTGCTGGGCAACGATTATTTAATGAAATCCGATCGCCTGACAAGTGCGGAATCTCTTCTGCGAGACGGCAGTTTGACAGTGCGAGAATTTGTGCGCGCAGTGGCCAAATCGGAACTGTACAAAACCAAGTTTTTCTACAACAGCTTTCAAACTAGGGCGATCGAACTAAACTACAAACACTTGCTCGGTCGCGCTCCCTACGACGAATCTGAAGTAGTTTATCACTTAGATTTGTACCAAACACAAGGGTACGACGCTGATGTTGATTCTTACATCGATTCAGTAGAGTATCAAGAAAACTTCGGCGACAATATCGTACCTTACTACCGGGGCTTTAACACCCAGCGCGGGCAAAAAACCGTCGGTTTTACCCGGATGTTCCGCTTGTATCGCGGCTATGCAAATAGCGATACCTCTCAACTAGAAGGCAATAACTCCCGCTTAGCAGTGGAACTTGGCACTAACAGCGCTACGGCTGTAGTTGGGCCTTCTGGCGGCAACGAAGGTTGGGCCTATCGCCCTTCAGCACAAAACGTAACTCCCAGCAGCGGCTTCGGCGGCGGCGCAGCTTACGGCAAAGAAGGACGGCTTCTGCGCGTCGAAGTTTCGGGCATTCGCACGGGCGGCTATCCCAACGTGCGCCGCAGCAGCAAAGCTTTCATCGTACCTGTTGACGATTTGTCCTCGCAAATGCAGAAATTTCAACGCATGGGCGGGAAAATCGCTAGCATTACTCCCATTTAG